The following coding sequences lie in one Methanobacterium alcaliphilum genomic window:
- the nifS gene encoding cysteine desulfurase NifS, whose translation MYLDHSATSPVDREVFESMVPFFTEDFGNASTFYSLGREAKKAMEIARENVAALIGASPQEIIFTSGGTESDNIAIKGTAYKWKHKGKHIITSKIEHPAVEETCKYLEKNGFEVTYLPVYKEGIVRVEDVKKAIRDDTILITIMHANNEIGTIQPIAEIGKIAREKGIYFHTDAVQSVGKIPVNVEKLNVDMLSLSSHKLFGPKGVGALYVKKMIILEPIIHGGGHERSLRPGTENIPGIVGLGKACEIAMVHLEENIKHNTQIRDQLIAGILEGIEESYLNGDRENRLPNNAHFRFTGIEGESLILHLDAKGIAASTGSACSSKKLEPSHVLMALGLEEVEAHGSLRLSLGKENTSEEILFTINAIKESVETLRNLSPLWNK comes from the coding sequence ATTTATTTAGATCATTCAGCTACATCACCAGTGGATCGTGAAGTTTTTGAATCCATGGTACCCTTTTTCACCGAAGATTTTGGTAATGCATCAACATTTTATTCATTAGGTAGAGAAGCCAAAAAAGCTATGGAAATCGCTCGAGAGAATGTAGCTGCACTAATTGGGGCCAGCCCTCAAGAAATAATATTCACCAGCGGCGGTACTGAATCAGATAATATCGCCATTAAAGGAACTGCATATAAATGGAAACATAAAGGTAAGCATATTATTACAAGTAAAATAGAGCATCCTGCGGTTGAAGAAACATGTAAATATTTGGAAAAAAATGGTTTTGAAGTCACATATTTACCTGTTTACAAGGAAGGAATCGTAAGGGTAGAAGATGTTAAAAAAGCCATTCGTGACGATACAATTTTAATTACTATCATGCATGCCAACAACGAAATTGGAACTATCCAACCAATTGCTGAGATTGGAAAGATCGCCCGCGAAAAAGGAATTTATTTCCATACAGATGCCGTGCAAAGTGTAGGTAAAATACCAGTAAATGTGGAAAAATTGAATGTAGATATGCTATCATTATCTTCCCATAAACTATTTGGGCCTAAAGGTGTTGGGGCATTATATGTTAAAAAAATGATCATTTTAGAACCAATAATTCATGGTGGAGGGCATGAACGGAGTTTGAGGCCGGGGACTGAGAATATTCCCGGTATTGTAGGTTTAGGTAAAGCTTGTGAAATTGCAATGGTTCATTTAGAAGAAAATATTAAACACAACACACAAATAAGAGATCAATTAATTGCGGGTATTTTAGAAGGAATTGAAGAATCTTACCTCAATGGAGATCGCGAAAATAGGCTACCTAACAATGCCCATTTTAGATTTACAGGAATTGAAGGTGAATCATTAATATTGCATCTTGATGCCAAAGGAATTGCTGCTTCAACGGGTTCTGCATGTTCTTCTAAAAAATTGGAACCATCCCATGTTCTAATGGCACTAGGTCTGGAAGAAGTTGAAGCACACGGATCTCTTAGATTAAGTTTAGGCAAAGAAAATACCTCAGAGGAAATATTATTTACTATTAATGCCATTAAAGAATCTGTAGAAACTCTTAGAAACTTATCACCACTGTGGAACAAATAA
- a CDS encoding sulfide-dependent adenosine diphosphate thiazole synthase: MAIFSSASEKDVTKAIVSEFAEEFIDYIESDVIIIGGGPSGLYAAKKLAESGVKTLIIESNNYLGGGFWIGGYLMNKLTVRAPGQKILDEIGVPYSEFKEGLYVADGPHACSKLIASACDAGAKIINMTKFDDVVLRDDKVSGVVINWTPVSALPRAITCVDPVAIESKLVIDATGHDAVVVNSLEERGLLETPGYQPMWVEKSEDAIVENTQEIFPGLLVTGMAVATAYGQSRMGPTFGGMLVSGERVAEVALGILKNKNSLDIPQKAAFTSK, from the coding sequence ATGGCGATATTTTCAAGTGCATCTGAAAAAGATGTTACCAAAGCAATAGTTTCTGAATTTGCCGAAGAATTTATAGACTACATCGAAAGCGATGTGATTATTATAGGTGGAGGACCTAGCGGCCTTTACGCTGCCAAAAAATTAGCAGAATCTGGTGTTAAAACCTTGATAATTGAAAGTAACAATTATTTAGGTGGAGGATTTTGGATTGGCGGTTATTTAATGAATAAATTAACTGTTAGAGCTCCAGGCCAAAAGATTCTCGATGAAATTGGAGTCCCCTACAGTGAATTTAAAGAAGGATTATATGTGGCTGATGGCCCCCATGCATGTTCTAAATTAATTGCCAGTGCCTGCGATGCCGGAGCGAAAATTATCAACATGACTAAATTTGACGATGTAGTTTTAAGAGACGACAAAGTTTCGGGAGTTGTAATAAACTGGACTCCTGTTTCTGCTCTACCAAGAGCAATTACTTGTGTTGACCCTGTAGCTATCGAGTCTAAATTAGTAATTGATGCAACTGGTCACGATGCAGTTGTTGTTAATTCCTTAGAAGAGAGAGGGCTTTTAGAAACTCCAGGATATCAGCCAATGTGGGTTGAAAAGTCAGAAGATGCCATCGTAGAAAATACTCAGGAAATTTTCCCGGGATTACTGGTTACAGGAATGGCAGTTGCCACAGCATATGGCCAATCAAGAATGGGCCCCACATTTGGCGGCATGCTTGTTTCTGGTGAGCGGGTTGCTGAGGTAGCGCTGGGAATTTTAAAAAATAAAAATAGTCTGGATATTCCTCAAAAAGCAGCTTTTACAAGCAAATAA
- a CDS encoding MoaD/ThiS family protein — translation MEIEFHQSKIKKNIEQISVEKLLKELGINSEEVVVTQNDQIVLESSILNKGDHVKIIQVIHGG, via the coding sequence ATGGAAATTGAATTCCACCAATCAAAAATAAAAAAGAATATAGAGCAGATTTCAGTAGAAAAATTGCTTAAAGAACTTGGAATTAATTCAGAAGAAGTTGTGGTTACTCAAAATGATCAAATTGTATTAGAAAGTTCAATTTTAAACAAAGGGGATCATGTAAAAATCATACAGGTTATCCACGGCGGATGA
- a CDS encoding NAD(P)/FAD-dependent oxidoreductase, translated as MMDIPEKGAKLQLDGKFAIIPHIPGGMLDAETLNEISKVAEKYELTLKITSATRIALIGIEKEDIDKIWEELDMKIGGFNGKCVKSAKFCLGTTHCNKGLQDSVKLGLEINKTFLGIETPNKVKIGISGCSNSCSQSAFKDIGLIGTKNGWKILIGGNGGRKPKIGDLLNKDLSNEEAIDFINRVISYYRKQDTKKRLGGLIDHRGWYEFIEGL; from the coding sequence ATGATGGATATTCCAGAAAAAGGAGCTAAACTTCAACTTGACGGTAAATTTGCTATTATCCCACATATACCTGGGGGTATGTTGGATGCTGAAACTTTAAATGAAATTTCAAAAGTAGCAGAAAAATATGAGCTGACTTTGAAGATAACATCAGCAACAAGAATAGCACTCATTGGAATAGAAAAGGAAGATATTGATAAAATATGGGAGGAACTGGATATGAAGATAGGTGGTTTCAATGGAAAATGTGTGAAATCTGCAAAATTCTGCTTGGGAACTACCCACTGCAACAAGGGTCTCCAGGATTCAGTTAAATTAGGCTTGGAAATTAATAAAACATTTTTGGGGATTGAAACCCCTAATAAAGTTAAAATTGGCATTTCGGGCTGTTCAAATTCTTGTTCACAATCTGCATTTAAAGATATAGGATTAATTGGCACTAAAAATGGATGGAAAATATTAATTGGTGGTAATGGGGGCCGTAAACCTAAAATTGGTGATTTATTAAATAAAGACTTATCTAATGAGGAAGCAATTGATTTTATTAACCGTGTAATTTCATATTATCGAAAACAAGATACAAAAAAACGTTTAGGTGGTCTCATTGACCATAGAGGATGGTATGAATTTATTGAAGGTTTATAA
- a CDS encoding trans-sulfuration enzyme family protein translates to MKFATNSVHAGRKPDPVTGAVTTPIYQTSTFVFDDYNKPKEHDYSRTSNPTRSALENALAKLEGGNEGFAFSSGMSAISTTLHLLESGDHVIACNDLYGGTYRLFSEILTKFGIEFTFIKLNDEETIRNAIKPNTKLIWAETPSNPLLNITDLDLISSISKEHNIISVADNTFATPYFLKPIEHGIDLVVHSTTKYLNGHSDVIGGAVITTTPQLAEDIHFLLNGLGTNAAPFDSWLVLRGIKTLPIRMKQHYKTATAVSKFLTDHPNVGNVYYPGLDTHPGHDIAKKQMNGFGGVVSFDLKTDVKSFLNNLKVFSLAESLGGADSLVEHAASMSHASMIEEARKKAGISDELIRLSIGLEDEDDLIEDLSNALMG, encoded by the coding sequence ATGAAATTTGCAACAAATTCTGTTCATGCCGGTAGAAAACCAGATCCTGTAACTGGTGCAGTAACTACGCCGATTTATCAAACGTCTACTTTTGTCTTTGATGATTATAATAAACCTAAAGAACATGATTACTCTCGTACCAGTAATCCTACTCGAAGTGCATTAGAAAATGCTCTGGCGAAATTAGAAGGAGGTAATGAAGGTTTTGCTTTTTCCAGTGGAATGTCTGCAATATCAACAACACTTCATTTACTTGAAAGTGGGGATCATGTAATTGCCTGTAATGATTTATACGGTGGCACCTACCGACTGTTTTCAGAGATACTAACTAAATTTGGAATTGAATTCACTTTCATTAAATTAAATGATGAAGAAACTATTCGAAATGCTATAAAACCTAATACAAAACTTATTTGGGCTGAAACGCCTTCCAATCCATTATTAAATATCACGGATCTAGACTTGATATCCAGTATTTCTAAAGAACACAATATCATTTCAGTTGCAGATAATACATTTGCTACACCCTATTTTCTAAAGCCAATTGAACATGGCATTGACCTGGTTGTTCACTCAACAACCAAATATCTAAATGGCCACAGTGATGTTATTGGGGGTGCTGTTATCACTACTACACCACAACTTGCAGAAGATATTCATTTTCTTTTAAATGGTTTAGGTACTAATGCTGCACCCTTTGATTCTTGGTTAGTTTTAAGAGGCATCAAAACACTACCAATTCGGATGAAGCAACATTATAAAACGGCTACGGCAGTATCAAAATTTTTAACTGACCATCCCAATGTGGGTAATGTATATTATCCTGGACTGGATACGCATCCCGGCCATGACATTGCAAAAAAACAAATGAATGGGTTTGGAGGAGTAGTTTCTTTTGATTTAAAAACTGATGTAAAATCATTTTTAAATAATTTGAAAGTTTTTTCACTTGCAGAATCTTTAGGTGGGGCTGATTCTCTGGTGGAACATGCTGCATCAATGAGTCACGCATCCATGATTGAAGAAGCTCGTAAGAAAGCAGGTATTAGTGACGAGCTAATTAGATTGTCTATTGGTCTTGAAGATGAGGATGACTTAATTGAAGATCTTTCCAATGCCCTAATGGGTTGA
- the nifU gene encoding Fe-S cluster assembly scaffold protein NifU, with amino-acid sequence MYTEKVMDHFSNPRNVGEIPDADGEGTVGNPTCGDLMTIYIKVEDDVIEDIKFKTFGCGAAIATSSMVTELAIGKTIDEALKITRNDVADALEGLPPVKMHCSNLAADALQAAIEDYQKKQKEE; translated from the coding sequence ATGTATACTGAAAAAGTTATGGATCACTTCTCCAATCCCCGAAATGTTGGCGAAATACCAGATGCAGATGGTGAAGGAACTGTAGGAAATCCTACTTGTGGAGATTTAATGACCATTTACATCAAAGTAGAGGACGATGTAATTGAAGATATTAAATTTAAAACATTTGGTTGCGGGGCTGCTATTGCCACCAGCAGTATGGTTACTGAATTAGCTATAGGTAAAACTATAGATGAAGCCTTAAAAATTACTCGAAATGACGTGGCTGACGCTTTAGAAGGCCTTCCTCCAGTTAAGATGCATTGTTCTAACCTGGCTGCTGATGCCTTGCAAGCTGCTATAGAAGACTATCAAAAGAAACAGAAAGAAGAATAA
- a CDS encoding carbohydrate kinase family protein: MNNQKTNKFDVVGFGALNMDQLHYVDKLAGADEESFITGVSESCGGSAANTTIGLSRMGLKTGFLGKVSGDREGNTLLNNLIQEKVNTDGVTVSSSGRSGRVMGFVDKQGQRSLYVDPGVNDLILMEDIDLSYLNHTQFLHLTSFVGDSFKAQEELISEIRDKIKISFDPGRIYVEKGFESLERILNRTDILLINEVELELLLKNRYESYIQGAKLLLKEGIGLVVVKRGSQGSYAVNDEFEVSMPCLDVKCVDTTGAGDAFNAGLLYSLIQNYSLKEGCEFANYVASKCIECYGATDGLPYTSNTSE; the protein is encoded by the coding sequence ATGAACAATCAAAAAACCAATAAATTTGATGTAGTAGGGTTCGGCGCCCTCAATATGGACCAACTGCATTATGTGGATAAATTAGCTGGTGCTGATGAAGAATCATTTATAACAGGGGTCAGTGAATCTTGTGGAGGATCTGCAGCCAACACCACCATAGGCCTATCACGGATGGGTCTTAAAACAGGATTCCTGGGAAAAGTATCTGGTGATAGGGAAGGAAATACTCTTTTAAATAACTTAATTCAGGAAAAAGTAAATACTGATGGAGTTACTGTTTCATCATCAGGACGCAGCGGACGAGTAATGGGTTTTGTAGATAAACAGGGTCAAAGAAGTTTATATGTCGATCCCGGAGTTAATGACCTTATTTTGATGGAGGATATTGATCTTTCTTACCTTAATCATACTCAATTTTTACATCTAACTTCCTTTGTAGGTGACTCATTTAAGGCCCAGGAAGAATTAATATCCGAAATTCGCGATAAAATTAAAATTAGTTTTGATCCAGGTAGAATTTACGTTGAAAAAGGATTTGAATCATTAGAAAGAATACTGAATCGCACAGATATTTTATTGATTAATGAAGTCGAATTGGAACTGTTATTGAAAAATCGATATGAATCATATATACAAGGAGCTAAACTCCTACTTAAAGAAGGAATAGGATTGGTTGTTGTTAAACGCGGGAGTCAGGGTTCATATGCAGTTAATGATGAATTTGAAGTTTCAATGCCTTGTCTTGATGTGAAATGCGTTGATACTACTGGTGCCGGAGATGCATTTAATGCAGGTTTATTATATTCACTTATTCAAAATTACTCTTTAAAAGAGGGGTGCGAATTTGCAAATTATGTGGCCTCTAAATGTATAGAATGTTACGGTGCCACTGATGGTTTACCTTATACCTCCAATACTTCTGAATGA
- the thiI gene encoding tRNA uracil 4-sulfurtransferase ThiI codes for MNYDLLLLRYGEIGIKSPPVRRRFENRLIKNIKTGIPGKIINDSGRFLFYPQQFDKALTDMEKIFGIVSFSPAIETVTTKEHIKTGIQQYVDQLLEEEIFSGNDSFAIRARRVGEHDFTSQEIAAYCGSVVYGKTSSKVDLTNPDFELFVEIRGDKTFIFHEKIQGPGGMPLGTQGKVIALVSGGIDSPVATYLMMKRGCEVTILNFNNQPFTSPSLKVIKIVKKLKEYASGSDIKLYQVNYGDFLGKCREHAPERMTCVLCKSGMYQIAGKLADRENAGAIVDGSSLGQVASQTLPNILATRYSSTLPILSPLIGLDKLEISEIGRKIGTFEISTLPDSGCSAAPRHPETNADLEKVLQTQEKINMESSLNDVFATLTEIDVE; via the coding sequence GTGAATTACGATTTATTATTGCTTAGATATGGGGAAATTGGGATTAAAAGCCCTCCTGTAAGAAGAAGATTTGAAAATAGATTAATTAAAAATATAAAAACTGGAATTCCTGGTAAAATTATAAATGACAGCGGAAGATTCCTATTTTATCCTCAACAATTCGATAAGGCACTTACTGATATGGAGAAAATATTTGGGATAGTATCATTCTCCCCTGCAATTGAAACAGTAACCACTAAAGAACATATTAAAACAGGGATCCAGCAATATGTGGATCAGCTTTTAGAAGAGGAAATTTTTTCAGGAAATGATTCTTTTGCCATCAGGGCACGAAGAGTAGGTGAACATGACTTTACCAGTCAAGAAATAGCTGCTTACTGTGGTTCTGTTGTTTATGGGAAAACTAGTTCTAAAGTAGACCTCACTAATCCTGATTTCGAACTTTTTGTGGAAATTAGGGGAGATAAAACATTCATTTTTCATGAAAAAATTCAAGGACCTGGTGGAATGCCTCTGGGTACCCAAGGAAAAGTCATAGCCCTTGTTTCTGGAGGAATAGATTCTCCAGTAGCCACTTATCTCATGATGAAGAGAGGCTGTGAAGTTACAATTTTAAATTTCAATAATCAACCATTCACATCTCCCTCTCTTAAAGTTATAAAAATTGTTAAAAAATTAAAAGAGTACGCTTCAGGTTCAGATATTAAATTATACCAGGTGAATTACGGAGATTTTTTGGGCAAATGTAGAGAGCATGCTCCTGAGAGAATGACCTGTGTTTTATGTAAAAGTGGAATGTATCAAATTGCAGGAAAACTCGCCGATCGTGAAAATGCAGGGGCGATTGTTGATGGGAGCAGCTTAGGTCAGGTAGCGTCTCAAACTCTACCCAATATTCTGGCCACCAGATATTCATCCACACTTCCTATATTAAGCCCTCTCATTGGCCTGGACAAATTGGAAATATCTGAGATCGGTAGAAAAATTGGAACATTTGAAATATCAACTTTACCTGATAGTGGCTGCAGTGCCGCTCCCCGACACCCTGAAACAAACGCAGATTTAGAAAAGGTTCTACAAACCCAAGAAAAAATAAATATGGAATCTTCTTTAAACGATGTTTTCGCAACATTGACTGAAATAGATGTTGAATAG
- a CDS encoding TIGR04165 family Cys-rich peptide, with protein MKAEYLNQECPKCGCKDKRISRRRNAKSSEDAFYIPHIPQGDVGIIKCGECGHIFEFCEDRKMPVEVKKKLV; from the coding sequence ATGAAAGCAGAATATTTAAACCAGGAATGTCCAAAATGCGGATGCAAAGATAAGAGAATATCTCGTAGAAGAAATGCTAAATCAAGTGAAGATGCATTTTATATACCACATATACCTCAGGGTGATGTGGGAATCATTAAATGTGGTGAATGTGGCCATATATTTGAGTTCTGTGAAGACCGCAAGATGCCTGTTGAAGTCAAGAAAAAATTAGTATAA
- a CDS encoding CBS domain-containing protein, which produces MKVKEIMDKDFIDVSPDQGLIEVSIKMEKYRKFTTPVVNGDKKLVGWITSLDVTRGLREGLKKVSDIMHPKDDIVQVNENDPARLAVLETSHHKLVSIPVLNEDDIVVGVLRSFDIVETLSQLYEIKVTKVFEAMEDELKGVSWDELMEAAAIITRRRTGKRIKPQEYEKNIKEATFGEAIWATGGLEKFFVGLIAIGELVIARKIARARK; this is translated from the coding sequence ATGAAAGTTAAGGAGATTATGGACAAAGATTTTATTGATGTTTCCCCAGATCAGGGATTGATAGAAGTTTCTATAAAAATGGAAAAATATAGGAAATTCACTACACCAGTAGTTAATGGTGATAAAAAATTAGTGGGATGGATCACATCTCTAGATGTCACCAGAGGCCTTAGAGAAGGATTAAAAAAAGTATCCGATATAATGCACCCTAAAGACGATATTGTGCAGGTCAATGAAAACGACCCAGCACGTCTAGCGGTACTGGAAACATCCCATCATAAATTAGTCAGTATTCCTGTTTTAAATGAAGATGACATTGTGGTAGGGGTTTTAAGATCTTTTGATATCGTGGAAACCCTCTCGCAGTTATATGAAATAAAAGTTACCAAGGTCTTTGAAGCCATGGAAGACGAGCTTAAAGGTGTAAGTTGGGACGAACTCATGGAAGCTGCAGCTATTATAACCCGCAGACGAACTGGAAAACGTATTAAACCCCAAGAATATGAAAAGAATATTAAGGAAGCCACTTTCGGCGAAGCCATATGGGCCACGGGTGGACTTGAAAAATTCTTCGTTGGTTTAATAGCTATTGGTGAGCTGGTTATTGCTCGAAAAATTGCCAGGGCTCGAAAATAA
- the metX gene encoding homoserine O-acetyltransferase MetX gives MKKESVGLVETKYFKLPEELNLESGEKLKEVILAYETYGKLNKEKNNAILVCHALSGDAHVAGWHDGDTKPGWWDIIIGPGKCLDSEKYFIICSNVLGGCKGSTGPASINPESGTSYGLDFPIITIKDMVKSQKYLIEHFEIDELLAVIGGSMGGMQVLEWCVSFPEMVKMGIPIATAANSSPQQIAFNEVGRRAIISDPSWEEGSYSKDKPPKDGLSLARMIAHITYLSNESMYEKFGRRLQNKDEYSFDFDLDFEVESYLHYQGESFVKRFDANSYLYITKAIDYYDLTSNGSLAQGFKDVKAKILVISVDSDWLYPPSQSKEIVMALTANEIDVSYHEIKSAYGHDAFLLESGQLNYIINGFLSHTLVRDVMALDVAIINENSSIEDAANLMIATKVTHLPVASHDKKLIGIVTAWDISKAVALKCSFLDQIMTEDVVVIYPDETIEKAAEKMKLYNISSLPVVDSENRIEGIITTDHLSTLISRY, from the coding sequence ATGAAAAAAGAATCTGTGGGATTGGTAGAAACAAAATATTTTAAACTACCTGAAGAACTTAATCTTGAAAGTGGAGAAAAGCTTAAAGAAGTAATTTTAGCCTATGAAACTTATGGTAAATTAAATAAGGAAAAAAATAATGCCATATTAGTTTGTCATGCCCTTTCAGGAGATGCTCATGTTGCAGGATGGCATGACGGAGACACTAAGCCCGGATGGTGGGATATAATTATTGGTCCTGGAAAATGCCTGGACAGTGAAAAATATTTCATCATATGTTCCAATGTTTTAGGAGGGTGTAAAGGCTCCACTGGCCCTGCATCAATAAACCCTGAAAGTGGAACCTCCTACGGGTTGGACTTTCCCATAATTACTATTAAAGATATGGTTAAATCTCAAAAATATTTAATAGAACATTTTGAGATAGATGAACTTTTGGCAGTAATTGGAGGGTCAATGGGCGGTATGCAAGTTCTTGAATGGTGCGTATCATTTCCAGAAATGGTTAAAATGGGCATACCCATTGCTACTGCAGCAAATTCTTCACCTCAGCAGATTGCTTTTAATGAAGTCGGAAGAAGAGCCATTATATCTGATCCAAGTTGGGAAGAAGGTTCCTACTCAAAAGATAAACCGCCCAAAGACGGTTTAAGTCTGGCCAGAATGATTGCCCATATTACTTACCTTTCTAATGAATCAATGTATGAAAAATTCGGAAGAAGGCTTCAAAATAAAGATGAGTACAGTTTTGATTTCGATCTGGACTTTGAAGTCGAAAGTTACCTGCATTATCAAGGCGAATCTTTTGTTAAAAGATTTGATGCCAATTCCTATCTTTATATAACAAAAGCTATTGATTATTACGATCTCACCAGCAATGGTTCTTTAGCCCAAGGTTTTAAAGATGTTAAAGCTAAAATTTTAGTGATTTCAGTTGATTCTGACTGGTTATATCCCCCTAGTCAATCAAAAGAAATAGTAATGGCTTTAACTGCTAATGAAATTGACGTGAGTTACCATGAAATCAAATCAGCATATGGTCACGACGCATTTTTACTGGAATCCGGGCAGTTAAATTATATTATCAATGGATTCTTATCCCATACATTAGTGCGTGATGTCATGGCACTTGATGTGGCCATTATAAATGAGAATTCGTCTATTGAAGATGCAGCAAATTTGATGATTGCTACAAAAGTAACACATTTGCCAGTAGCATCCCACGATAAAAAACTTATTGGGATTGTGACTGCATGGGACATCTCCAAAGCAGTTGCTCTTAAATGCAGCTTCCTGGATCAAATAATGACTGAAGACGTGGTTGTTATCTATCCTGATGAAACAATTGAAAAAGCTGCTGAAAAAATGAAATTATACAATATATCATCTCTTCCAGTTGTAGACTCAGAAAATAGGATTGAAGGAATAATAACCACAGATCATCTAAGCACCTTAATAAGCAGATACTAA
- a CDS encoding MOSC domain-containing protein, with amino-acid sequence MGKVLAVCISKEKQTKKKDIKESLILKNFGLKDDAHADSSSHRQVSLLAQESIDKIQKNGFNVKKGDFAENITTSGIDLKSLKIGTVLSVGEKVQIKVTQIGKECHSPCAIYHQMGHCVMPSEGIFAIVLREGLVKVGDEIKID; translated from the coding sequence ATGGGTAAAGTATTAGCAGTTTGTATCAGTAAAGAGAAGCAAACAAAGAAAAAAGATATTAAAGAATCATTAATCTTAAAAAATTTTGGACTTAAGGATGATGCCCATGCTGATTCTTCATCTCACCGACAAGTTTCCTTATTGGCCCAGGAAAGTATAGACAAAATCCAAAAGAATGGTTTTAATGTTAAAAAAGGGGATTTTGCAGAAAATATAACTACTTCTGGAATAGATTTAAAATCACTAAAAATTGGCACAGTACTGTCTGTTGGTGAAAAAGTTCAAATAAAAGTTACTCAAATTGGAAAAGAATGCCATTCACCTTGTGCTATTTATCATCAGATGGGACATTGTGTTATGCCCAGTGAAGGTATTTTTGCAATAGTTTTGAGGGAGGGACTTGTAAAAGTAGGGGATGAAATTAAGATTGATTAA
- a CDS encoding 4Fe-4S binding protein translates to MDITFKKKMENLQREVTLKSADLKESVEDFKVEIEECAVSDKFINISPQCVRCNLCVQECPVDAITDADAVKQAKILENCVKCEICAQTCPVGCINVVETMADVNENVQYRLNDIKVPHRLLRMNNISVDSKKCNSCGTCAKFCPTQAITVENEEIAHINKELCIGCGACANVCDPEAITLERVLGPIIETKELLIDQEACVECFVCEENCPTGAIKLENGDVILDKDKCILCEVCSTKCPVSALKLERLAHES, encoded by the coding sequence ATGGATATAACTTTTAAAAAGAAGATGGAAAATCTCCAAAGAGAGGTTACCTTAAAATCAGCTGATTTAAAGGAAAGTGTAGAGGATTTTAAGGTAGAAATTGAGGAATGTGCTGTTTCCGATAAATTCATAAATATATCTCCCCAATGTGTAAGATGTAATCTCTGTGTTCAGGAATGTCCAGTGGATGCTATAACTGATGCTGATGCTGTTAAACAAGCAAAAATTTTAGAGAATTGCGTTAAATGTGAGATATGTGCTCAAACATGTCCGGTGGGGTGTATTAATGTGGTGGAAACTATGGCAGATGTCAATGAAAATGTGCAGTACCGCCTTAATGATATTAAGGTTCCGCACCGTTTGCTCCGTATGAATAATATTTCTGTAGACTCTAAAAAATGTAATTCATGTGGTACATGCGCTAAATTCTGTCCTACCCAAGCCATAACTGTTGAAAATGAAGAAATCGCCCATATAAACAAAGAACTATGTATTGGCTGTGGGGCATGTGCTAATGTTTGTGATCCAGAGGCAATTACTTTAGAAAGGGTGCTTGGCCCAATCATTGAAACTAAGGAACTACTGATTGATCAAGAGGCCTGTGTGGAATGTTTTGTTTGTGAGGAAAATTGCCCTACAGGTGCTATTAAATTAGAAAACGGCGATGTTATTCTCGATAAAGATAAATGTATTTTATGTGAAGTTTGTTCGACAAAGTGCCCGGTTAGTGCGCTAAAATTGGAGAGGTTGGCCCATGAAAGTTAA
- a CDS encoding TspO/MBR family protein: MAMEKFKVQDLPKLVASFFAVFLAAFIGNYFTFPEITTWYVSLVKPVWTPPNWVFGPVWTTLYILMAVALFLVWRQGLERKEVKYAILIFAVQLILNMAWSIVFFGMHNILGGFAVILILWVAILANIFAFYIVSKPAGLLLVPYIIWVSIASYLNYSVYLLN; this comes from the coding sequence ATGGCTATGGAAAAGTTTAAAGTTCAAGATCTTCCAAAACTTGTGGCATCTTTTTTTGCTGTATTTTTGGCTGCTTTCATTGGAAATTATTTCACATTCCCAGAAATTACAACTTGGTATGTTAGTCTGGTTAAACCTGTATGGACACCTCCAAACTGGGTTTTTGGACCCGTGTGGACAACTCTTTATATCTTGATGGCAGTTGCATTATTCTTAGTTTGGAGACAGGGTTTGGAAAGAAAAGAAGTTAAATACGCTATTTTGATTTTTGCCGTTCAATTAATACTTAATATGGCCTGGTCAATTGTGTTCTTTGGAATGCATAATATTCTCGGTGGGTTTGCAGTTATTTTGATATTATGGGTTGCTATTCTGGCCAATATATTTGCATTTTACATTGTTTCTAAACCAGCAGGCTTACTTTTAGTGCCGTATATTATTTGGGTTAGTATAGCTTCTTATCTAAATTATAGTGTTTACCTTTTGAACTAA